In Methanosarcina barkeri MS, a single window of DNA contains:
- a CDS encoding DUF362 domain-containing protein, which yields MNRVSIVHCPDYSGTEKAIAEALELLGGLENIIRPGDSVLLKPNILAAASPENAVTTHPSVVASMCKFVIQAGGRPVVGDGAGISRPGTTSKALKASGIEEAARKAGAKVVNFETAGFTLVDVPDPLQFHKLYIANPVLEADVVISLPKLKTHELTYYTGAVKNFFGTLPLKCRKEAHLLGKRDLFGEAVADLYSVVRPSFAVMDGVIGMEGNGPSHGKTVNSGVILASQDCVSLDIVAAEMIGFDPLKIPTTAGAMKKGFGNQCPVVVGTPLKEVKMKFKISSGGVSTAPSFLTRTLGKYYKIYPRINRRKCTHCGACYLNCSPNAIERLEDGSFKINEEKCILCYCCRELCPSDAVEIKKSLLARLLT from the coding sequence GTGAATAGAGTATCCATAGTCCACTGCCCTGATTATTCTGGCACAGAAAAAGCGATAGCTGAGGCTCTGGAGCTTCTCGGGGGCCTTGAGAATATAATCCGTCCCGGTGACAGCGTACTCCTGAAACCAAATATCCTTGCGGCTGCATCTCCTGAAAATGCAGTAACTACTCATCCTTCAGTTGTAGCGTCAATGTGCAAGTTTGTGATTCAGGCAGGAGGAAGACCTGTTGTAGGGGATGGAGCCGGGATATCAAGACCAGGAACCACCTCAAAAGCCCTGAAAGCTTCAGGTATAGAGGAAGCCGCCCGAAAAGCTGGAGCAAAGGTAGTAAATTTCGAAACCGCAGGCTTTACCCTGGTAGATGTCCCTGATCCCCTGCAATTCCACAAACTATACATTGCAAACCCTGTCCTTGAAGCCGATGTAGTTATATCTCTCCCAAAATTAAAAACTCATGAACTTACTTACTATACAGGTGCGGTCAAGAACTTTTTCGGAACTCTCCCTTTAAAGTGCCGAAAAGAGGCACATCTCCTTGGAAAAAGGGATCTTTTTGGTGAAGCTGTTGCCGACCTTTATTCGGTTGTCAGGCCCAGCTTTGCAGTTATGGATGGAGTTATAGGCATGGAAGGAAACGGACCTTCTCATGGAAAAACCGTAAATTCCGGAGTAATTCTGGCAAGCCAGGACTGTGTTTCCCTGGACATTGTTGCTGCGGAAATGATAGGCTTTGACCCCCTCAAAATTCCCACGACTGCAGGAGCCATGAAAAAAGGATTTGGAAATCAGTGCCCTGTTGTAGTCGGAACTCCGTTAAAAGAAGTCAAAATGAAATTCAAAATATCAAGTGGAGGAGTCAGTACAGCCCCTTCCTTTCTTACCCGCACCCTTGGCAAATACTATAAGATTTATCCCAGGATCAACAGAAGAAAATGCACTCACTGCGGAGCTTGCTATTTAAACTGCTCTCCCAACGCTATTGAGCGACTCGAAGATGGGAGTTTTAAGATCAATGAGGAGAAGTGCATCCTGTGTTATTGCTGTCGTGAACTATGTCCCAGCGATGCGGTAGAAATTAAAAAATCTCTGCTTGCAAGGCTTTTGACATAA
- a CDS encoding TolB family protein yields the protein MKISKSVIHLSIIFIFLVIMTSSVAVAYSLEAEKLTKVASNVALDSNPVWSPDGKEILFSRENGLYKVCSDGTGEKQLTSTMGKNFTSGYAWSPDGSKISYIENRYDDAMGPRSDLWIMNSDGTGKNNCLILFGTDIIIYIPGFLQVQKYSTLRFMKRLVVPIGK from the coding sequence GTGAAAATTTCTAAAAGTGTTATACATCTATCAATAATTTTTATATTTCTGGTGATCATGACATCAAGTGTAGCAGTAGCTTATAGCTTGGAAGCTGAAAAGTTAACAAAAGTGGCATCCAATGTTGCGCTTGATTCAAATCCGGTTTGGTCTCCGGATGGAAAGGAAATTCTTTTCTCACGAGAAAACGGGCTGTATAAGGTTTGTTCGGATGGCACAGGAGAAAAGCAACTCACCTCTACAATGGGAAAGAATTTTACATCCGGTTACGCGTGGTCTCCGGATGGAAGCAAAATTTCATATATTGAAAACAGATATGATGACGCTATGGGTCCCAGAAGTGATTTATGGATAATGAATTCAGATGGGACAGGAAAAAACAATTGCTTGATACTATTTGGTACAGATATTATTATATATATACCTGGTTTCCTACAAGTTCAAAAATACTCTACGCTGAGATTTATGAAGAGATTGGTGGTTCCTATTGGAAAATGA
- a CDS encoding transcriptional regulator encodes MLHSYIDTEYAPEKCFHCHGTGYANGRICEACGGHGDVLVAQPAIVCPLCNGSGIFENGTCRVCGGSGWALF; translated from the coding sequence ATGCTTCATAGCTATATAGACACTGAATACGCTCCGGAAAAATGCTTTCATTGTCATGGAACCGGGTACGCAAATGGCAGAATTTGTGAAGCTTGCGGGGGACATGGTGATGTACTCGTTGCTCAGCCTGCAATAGTATGTCCTCTTTGTAACGGTTCCGGAATTTTTGAGAATGGAACTTGCAGGGTATGTGGAGGAAGCGGCTGGGCCCTTTTTTGA
- the cofD gene encoding 2-phospho-L-lactate transferase has product MIIFSGGTGTPKLLDGLKEILPAKEMNVVVNTAEDLWVSGNLICPDLDTVLYLFSDQIDRKRWWGIKDDTFLTYERMQKLGITESMKLGDCDRANHIIRSNFIRNGTSLTDATLELASILGIDAKILPMSDDPVSTYIETPEAILHFQDFWIGKHGEPEVLGVDITGISEASISPKVLEALENDDKVLIGPSNPITSIGPIISLPGMKDLLKKKKVVAVSPIIGNAPVSGPAGKLMQACGLEVSSMGVAEYYQDFLDVFVFDERDQADEFAFERLGCRASRADTLMTSTEKSKELAELVVGLFDTIVCP; this is encoded by the coding sequence ATGATTATATTTTCAGGCGGTACCGGAACTCCAAAGCTCCTTGACGGACTCAAGGAAATCCTCCCAGCGAAGGAAATGAACGTTGTTGTAAACACTGCCGAAGACCTATGGGTTTCGGGGAATCTGATTTGTCCTGACCTGGACACAGTACTCTATTTATTCTCAGACCAGATCGACCGAAAAAGATGGTGGGGTATAAAAGACGACACCTTTCTGACTTATGAACGTATGCAGAAACTGGGTATTACCGAAAGCATGAAGCTTGGAGACTGTGATAGAGCAAACCATATTATTCGCTCGAACTTTATCCGGAATGGAACATCCCTTACAGATGCGACTTTAGAGCTTGCGTCCATTTTAGGGATTGATGCAAAGATTTTGCCCATGTCTGATGATCCTGTTTCTACCTATATAGAAACTCCTGAGGCAATTCTACATTTTCAGGATTTCTGGATCGGAAAACATGGAGAACCCGAAGTGCTGGGTGTTGATATAACGGGAATCTCCGAAGCTTCGATTTCTCCAAAGGTGCTCGAAGCCCTTGAAAATGACGACAAAGTCCTTATAGGACCAAGTAACCCGATCACGAGTATAGGGCCTATAATTTCCCTGCCAGGCATGAAAGATCTGCTAAAAAAGAAAAAGGTCGTAGCAGTTAGCCCAATAATTGGCAATGCCCCTGTAAGCGGACCTGCCGGGAAACTCATGCAGGCATGCGGGCTTGAGGTCTCATCAATGGGGGTTGCTGAATATTATCAGGACTTCCTGGACGTCTTTGTTTTCGATGAGCGGGATCAGGCGGACGAATTCGCATTTGAGAGACTTGGTTGCCGTGCTTCTCGTGCCGATACTCTGATGACCTCAACTGAAAAAAGTAAAGAATTGGCAGAATTAGTAGTAGGGCTGTTTGATACTATTGTCTGTCCTTAA
- the lpdD gene encoding prenylated flavin chaperone LpdD, with protein MFQIKRKVGKIEIVLDAKKVGEDYLLTLTGGEEHVGAVAVGLFDEKNQRASSSVITMPGHREEYLALDGARQVSRVTKNTSVFVVGIHQDDISPEEIKNIVSAAGKMVENFISFYKKGDELEEQDKDLKQRHEMNTRSKA; from the coding sequence TTGTTTCAGATTAAACGGAAAGTGGGAAAAATTGAGATCGTACTTGATGCAAAAAAGGTAGGAGAAGATTATCTTCTGACCCTTACAGGCGGAGAGGAACATGTGGGAGCTGTTGCCGTAGGGCTTTTTGATGAGAAAAACCAGAGAGCAAGTTCATCGGTGATAACAATGCCCGGCCACAGGGAGGAATATCTTGCCTTGGATGGGGCAAGGCAGGTGAGCAGGGTCACAAAGAATACCTCGGTGTTTGTTGTCGGTATACACCAGGATGATATCAGCCCTGAAGAAATAAAAAACATAGTTTCAGCCGCAGGGAAAATGGTGGAAAACTTCATTTCTTTTTACAAAAAAGGTGACGAACTGGAAGAGCAAGATAAAGATTTGAAGCAACGGCATGAGATGAATACTAGAAGTAAAGCATAA
- a CDS encoding HD domain-containing protein, giving the protein MKVVLDPVHGYIELDDLVQDLLSTPQMQRLRRIRQLGFSNLVYPGANHSRFEHSLGTMHLASTLTRSLDSIEDDKKTEIKAAALLHDIGHGPFSHVTENVIDKYTRRRHDDVKEILGKGEIREVLNKYGISPGNLVKHIKGETSLGQILSSEIDVDRMDYLVRDAHYTGVSFGVVDYNRLIKKMNFHEDRLVVDYGGLKAAESLLVSRFWMNTSVYYHHVTRISEAMCSRAVEYMIENNELDPFRLRYMDDIDLIASMRNATGYAGELSRLLDARKLYKRALYVGLADVGKAVLRHRDRIRRVEIEIAELAGVSPEYVLVDIPKTPEMLEMQAMIKTDHKMIPLNEASHFVSILREADMDNWRMGVYSPKEHCEAVGKAARDYFDVNKSLKQFKLSDL; this is encoded by the coding sequence ATGAAGGTTGTCCTTGATCCTGTACATGGTTACATCGAGCTGGATGATTTAGTTCAGGATCTTCTTTCTACTCCCCAGATGCAGCGCCTGAGAAGGATCAGACAGCTTGGATTTTCAAACCTTGTCTACCCGGGAGCAAACCATTCGCGTTTTGAACACTCTCTTGGAACCATGCATCTGGCCTCAACGCTAACTAGGAGTCTAGATTCGATTGAAGATGACAAGAAAACCGAAATAAAAGCTGCTGCTCTTCTGCATGATATCGGGCATGGACCTTTTTCTCACGTTACCGAGAATGTAATTGACAAATATACGCGGCGCAGACATGACGATGTAAAGGAAATCCTGGGGAAAGGAGAGATCAGAGAAGTCCTGAACAAATATGGAATTTCTCCCGGAAACCTCGTAAAACACATAAAAGGAGAAACTTCTCTAGGGCAAATCCTTAGCAGTGAGATTGATGTGGACCGAATGGACTATCTTGTTCGAGATGCCCATTATACAGGTGTATCCTTCGGCGTTGTGGATTACAATCGCTTGATAAAGAAGATGAATTTTCATGAGGATAGGCTTGTTGTAGATTATGGTGGGCTAAAAGCTGCCGAATCACTTCTGGTCTCACGTTTCTGGATGAATACATCGGTTTACTATCATCATGTAACCCGGATTTCGGAAGCTATGTGTTCCAGAGCAGTGGAGTATATGATTGAAAATAATGAGCTTGACCCATTCAGACTCAGGTACATGGACGATATAGACCTTATTGCATCTATGAGAAACGCAACCGGGTATGCAGGGGAACTTTCACGGCTGCTTGATGCCCGTAAACTCTATAAACGGGCCTTATATGTAGGTCTGGCAGACGTAGGAAAAGCTGTACTGAGGCACCGTGACCGAATACGAAGGGTAGAAATAGAAATTGCAGAACTGGCCGGGGTTAGTCCTGAGTATGTGCTTGTGGACATTCCTAAGACACCTGAAATGCTGGAAATGCAGGCCATGATAAAAACTGACCACAAAATGATTCCTCTTAATGAGGCTTCCCATTTCGTATCTATCCTGAGGGAAGCCGATATGGATAACTGGAGAATGGGGGTATATAGCCCGAAAGAGCACTGTGAAGCTGTGGGAAAGGCTGCCAGAGACTATTTTGATGTTAATAAATCCCTTAAACAGTTTAAATTAAGTGATCTCTAA
- the groL gene encoding chaperonin GroEL (60 kDa chaperone family; promotes refolding of misfolded polypeptides especially under stressful conditions; forms two stacked rings of heptamers to form a barrel-shaped 14mer; ends can be capped by GroES; misfolded proteins enter the barrel where they are refolded when GroES binds), with product MASKQIMFDENARKALLNGVDKVANTVKITLGPKGRYVVLDKSTKPVVTNDGVTIAKEIELHDKFENMGAKLVKEVASKTQDNTGDGTTTATLLAQSMIREGLKNISAGANPIDVKKGIEIATEKVVGYLKSKSSEVKGKEKIVQVATVSANNDEEIGNLIADAMEKVGYNGVITVEDSKTMETNLDVVEGMQFDRGFVSPYMATDSEKMVCEFEDPYILITDKKINSMKQIVPVLEKVASEGRSLLIIAEDVDGDAQAALILNIIRGALRVCAVKAPGFGNERKEMLEDIAVLTGGQVISEDKGMKLEEFDDYMLGSARKVTIDNHKTIIVEGKGDKAKIKDRVKLIESQINIAETDYKKTELKKRQAKLGGGVAVIKVGAATETELKEKKMRIDDALNATKAAVEEGVVIGGGISLFRAAAVLDSLKLEGDRDIGVKIVRRAIEEPVRQIAENAGKEGAEVVATIRAEPRELFGYNAKKDVFEDLFEAGVIDPTKVVRSGLQNAASIAGMVLTTEALVTDFNDEKDEKAATIII from the coding sequence ATGGCTTCAAAGCAGATAATGTTTGATGAAAATGCAAGAAAGGCACTTTTAAACGGTGTAGATAAAGTTGCAAACACTGTTAAGATCACTCTCGGGCCAAAGGGTCGTTATGTTGTACTGGATAAAAGTACAAAACCTGTGGTCACAAATGACGGTGTAACCATTGCAAAGGAGATTGAGCTTCACGACAAGTTCGAAAATATGGGGGCCAAGCTTGTCAAAGAAGTTGCTTCCAAAACTCAGGATAATACCGGAGATGGAACAACTACTGCAACTCTCCTTGCCCAGAGCATGATCCGGGAAGGCCTGAAAAACATCAGTGCCGGAGCAAACCCTATAGATGTCAAGAAAGGTATTGAGATAGCAACAGAAAAGGTTGTAGGCTATCTCAAGAGCAAGAGTAGTGAGGTAAAAGGTAAGGAGAAAATCGTACAGGTAGCTACAGTTTCTGCAAATAATGATGAAGAGATTGGCAATTTGATTGCCGATGCCATGGAGAAAGTCGGCTATAACGGAGTAATAACGGTTGAAGACTCCAAAACAATGGAGACCAATCTGGACGTTGTAGAAGGAATGCAGTTCGACAGGGGTTTTGTATCTCCTTATATGGCAACTGATTCTGAGAAGATGGTCTGCGAGTTTGAGGATCCGTACATCCTGATCACTGACAAGAAAATCAACAGCATGAAGCAGATCGTTCCTGTGCTTGAAAAAGTCGCCTCTGAAGGCCGTTCTCTCCTTATTATTGCTGAAGATGTCGATGGAGATGCTCAGGCTGCCCTGATCCTGAATATTATTCGTGGAGCACTGAGAGTCTGTGCTGTCAAGGCTCCAGGATTTGGAAATGAGAGAAAGGAGATGCTTGAAGACATTGCCGTGCTGACTGGTGGGCAGGTAATCAGCGAAGACAAGGGCATGAAGCTTGAGGAATTCGATGATTATATGCTCGGGAGTGCCAGAAAAGTCACAATTGATAACCACAAGACCATCATTGTGGAAGGCAAGGGCGATAAAGCAAAGATTAAGGACAGGGTCAAGCTCATTGAATCTCAGATTAATATTGCAGAGACGGATTATAAGAAGACCGAACTCAAAAAGCGCCAGGCAAAGTTAGGAGGCGGAGTTGCAGTAATCAAGGTGGGAGCTGCAACTGAAACCGAGCTGAAAGAGAAAAAGATGAGAATTGATGATGCTCTCAATGCCACAAAAGCTGCAGTTGAAGAGGGTGTGGTTATAGGGGGCGGAATAAGCCTTTTCCGTGCAGCTGCCGTTCTGGACTCCCTGAAACTTGAAGGCGACAGAGATATAGGAGTAAAAATAGTCCGGAGAGCTATCGAGGAACCTGTACGCCAGATAGCTGAAAACGCAGGCAAGGAAGGTGCTGAGGTCGTTGCAACCATCAGGGCTGAACCCCGCGAACTTTTTGGGTACAATGCAAAGAAAGATGTCTTTGAAGACCTCTTTGAAGCAGGCGTTATCGACCCCACAAAAGTAGTCAGAAGCGGCCTCCAAAACGCTGCTTCAATTGCTGGAATGGTACTTACAACCGAAGCTCTTGTCACGGACTTCAATGACGAAAAGGACGAAAAAGCAGCTACGATTATTATCTAA
- the groES gene encoding co-chaperone GroES yields MIIKPIGERVLLKHQKKQEVTKGGIYIPESARQEKKEGVVIAVGTFEDGKELPLKKGDRVIYGGYQSDEIEIDDEKYLFVDFKDILATIAKE; encoded by the coding sequence GTGATTATCAAACCTATTGGCGAACGAGTCTTACTTAAGCACCAGAAGAAACAAGAAGTGACAAAAGGCGGGATCTATATCCCGGAGTCTGCACGGCAGGAGAAAAAGGAAGGTGTTGTTATTGCTGTAGGGACTTTTGAAGATGGAAAGGAGCTTCCCCTGAAGAAAGGTGACCGTGTGATCTACGGGGGGTATCAGTCAGACGAAATTGAAATTGACGATGAAAAGTATCTTTTTGTCGATTTCAAGGATATTCTGGCAACAATTGCTAAGGAATAA
- a CDS encoding PRC-barrel domain-containing protein — protein MVDKDDLDFLSASTIKGGKVVNRAGEDLGKIEEIMIDLQSGKIAYAVLSFSEFMGLGNKFFAIPWQILTLRLHEHAFLLGITKETLERAGDFEKGNWPLTREELAGTYISYGYQPYWQVQTGMPEEAESERMTRMETMTGRDNLDFLSASTIKGDKVVNKAGEHLGKIEELMIDLEDGRVAYAALSFGGFLGLGSKLFAIPWQALQMKLHDHAILLDIPKDILEKAEGFDKDHWPVTNREWLSAMYSYYGYQPYWKAERIESRPGNL, from the coding sequence ATGGTAGATAAGGATGATCTGGATTTTTTGTCAGCAAGTACGATAAAAGGGGGCAAGGTCGTCAATAGGGCAGGAGAGGACCTTGGGAAGATTGAAGAAATAATGATTGACCTTCAAAGTGGAAAGATAGCATACGCTGTATTGTCTTTTAGCGAATTTATGGGTCTGGGCAACAAATTTTTTGCTATTCCCTGGCAAATTCTTACCCTGAGGCTGCACGAACACGCTTTCTTACTTGGCATTACTAAAGAAACCCTGGAAAGGGCAGGAGACTTTGAAAAAGGAAACTGGCCTCTGACTCGTGAAGAACTCGCCGGAACATATATTTCCTACGGGTACCAGCCTTACTGGCAGGTACAAACAGGAATGCCGGAAGAGGCCGAATCTGAAAGGATGACCCGGATGGAAACTATGACAGGCAGGGATAATCTGGATTTTTTGTCAGCAAGTACGATAAAAGGGGATAAGGTTGTCAATAAAGCAGGAGAACACCTTGGGAAGATTGAAGAATTAATGATCGATCTTGAGGATGGAAGAGTAGCATACGCTGCACTATCTTTTGGTGGATTTTTGGGCCTGGGCAGTAAGCTATTTGCTATTCCCTGGCAGGCTCTTCAAATGAAACTGCACGATCACGCCATCCTGCTTGATATTCCCAAGGATATCCTGGAAAAAGCAGAGGGTTTTGATAAGGATCACTGGCCTGTAACTAACCGTGAGTGGCTTTCTGCAATGTACAGCTACTACGGGTACCAACCTTACTGGAAGGCCGAGAGAATAGAAAGTCGGCCAGGTAATCTCTAA
- a CDS encoding MASE3 domain-containing protein, with product MNISDVRQGTLKVDFYELMVWITIVILLYLISLNNYLLFHIVIELFSVYFAYVIFLIIWKSRSRLENRYLLILGVSYFFVGSFDFLSALAFHHTGTFPGFGINLTARFCIIARFLESTSFLVAPLFLIRTGEIQERNVKTLESSIFAWKAFLVYAVVSVTCLISIFFSENFPDSYLQGSGFTQFKVASGYLISFMLLCSLFLLYIVRDRFEEKVFSLLSISMVLAGFVSLLFAFDSQMGEAQSNIGLFFKLLSFYLVYKAIVDIGFEEPCSLFFRELKHREEDFRQKAVFFGDEYGHISRMVGKRYLNEHRSAKEKDNPKDGPDSYSSYMQNLQGIGFQFNKDFKLIFLHGPVEEMTGYPKQDFLSGKVDWQQIIISEDSSVISKKEDKLKLNLNSIVESEYRIKKKDGEIKWVREILQRISDESESSGKFQGLVYDITECKIDEEALEKIDKIRLKEVHHRIKNNLQVISSLLSLQAEKFEDKEVLEAFRESQNRVESIAMIHERLHESENMDAFDFSDYLRKLTTDLFNSYNVGNRNISLKLSLEQVYLGMNTAIPLGIIVNEIVSNSLKHAFPAGKIGEVSINFGKAETFAAKYETSCSDKYCLYKGDYTDYKDCLNNNFRYILTVADNGIGIPEELDFQNTDSLGLQLINILAKQIGGCIELKRSPGTKYIICFSNEG from the coding sequence TTGAACATATCAGATGTAAGGCAAGGCACGCTAAAAGTAGACTTCTACGAATTAATGGTCTGGATAACCATAGTTATCTTGCTTTATCTGATTAGCCTTAACAATTACCTCCTCTTCCATATAGTGATAGAACTGTTCAGCGTTTACTTTGCATACGTGATATTTCTTATTATTTGGAAGTCAAGAAGTCGCCTTGAGAACCGATACCTTCTGATATTGGGAGTTAGCTACTTTTTCGTAGGGAGTTTTGACTTCCTGAGTGCACTTGCGTTCCACCACACGGGGACGTTTCCCGGATTTGGTATAAACCTGACTGCTCGGTTCTGTATCATTGCAAGATTCCTGGAAAGCACTTCTTTTCTGGTAGCTCCGCTGTTTTTGATACGCACTGGTGAGATTCAGGAGAGGAACGTCAAAACCCTTGAAAGCTCAATTTTTGCCTGGAAGGCATTTCTTGTATATGCGGTAGTTAGTGTTACCTGCCTGATTTCAATCTTTTTTTCCGAAAATTTCCCGGATTCTTATCTTCAGGGTTCTGGATTTACTCAATTCAAGGTAGCAAGTGGATACTTAATTTCTTTCATGCTTCTATGCTCACTTTTTCTCCTGTATATTGTCAGGGATAGGTTCGAAGAAAAAGTTTTTAGTTTACTCTCAATCTCCATGGTTCTAGCAGGCTTTGTGTCACTGTTGTTTGCATTCGACAGTCAAATGGGCGAGGCTCAAAGCAATATAGGTCTCTTCTTTAAATTATTGTCTTTTTATCTGGTCTATAAAGCAATCGTAGATATTGGGTTCGAAGAGCCTTGCAGTCTTTTCTTCAGGGAGCTTAAACACCGAGAAGAAGATTTCAGGCAGAAAGCCGTTTTCTTTGGGGACGAGTATGGTCATATTAGCAGAATGGTAGGTAAGAGATACCTGAATGAACATCGAAGTGCTAAGGAAAAAGACAATCCCAAAGATGGGCCAGACAGTTATAGTTCCTATATGCAAAATCTGCAGGGAATTGGATTTCAGTTTAATAAAGATTTTAAATTGATATTTCTCCATGGTCCTGTTGAGGAAATGACAGGTTATCCAAAGCAAGATTTCCTCTCGGGAAAAGTTGACTGGCAGCAAATAATAATATCTGAAGACAGCTCTGTTATTTCTAAAAAAGAGGATAAACTAAAGCTAAATCTTAATTCTATTGTTGAAAGCGAATATCGGATAAAGAAAAAAGACGGGGAGATAAAATGGGTTCGTGAGATTCTCCAGAGAATCTCGGATGAATCCGAAAGTTCTGGAAAGTTTCAGGGGCTGGTTTATGATATTACTGAATGCAAAATAGATGAAGAAGCTCTGGAAAAAATAGATAAAATTCGATTAAAAGAAGTCCATCATCGCATAAAGAATAACCTTCAGGTAATCTCATCTCTCCTCAGCCTGCAAGCAGAAAAATTCGAAGATAAAGAGGTACTCGAAGCCTTCAGGGAGAGCCAGAATCGAGTCGAATCTATTGCGATGATCCATGAGAGACTCCATGAGAGTGAAAATATGGATGCTTTTGATTTCTCAGACTACCTAAGAAAACTAACCACAGATCTTTTCAATTCCTATAATGTAGGAAACAGGAATATAAGCCTCAAATTAAGCCTTGAACAGGTTTATTTGGGCATGAATACTGCCATCCCTCTTGGAATTATTGTAAACGAGATTGTTTCAAATTCCCTGAAGCATGCTTTTCCCGCGGGAAAAATAGGCGAAGTCAGCATAAATTTTGGTAAAGCTGAAACTTTTGCCGCAAAGTACGAGACTTCATGCTCGGATAAATACTGTCTATATAAGGGAGACTATACGGATTATAAGGACTGTCTAAACAATAATTTCCGTTACATACTTACAGTAGCCGATAACGGTATAGGAATTCCCGAAGAACTCGACTTTCAAAACACCGATTCCCTGGGGCTCCAGCTTATAAATATTCTTGCCAAGCAAATAGGCGGGTGTATAGAGCTTAAAAGGAGTCCAGGAACAAAATATATTATCTGTTTCAGTAATGAAGGGTAA
- a CDS encoding ArsR family transcriptional regulator — protein MVQQIILRYLEKPHVKSLEDDLLWLCDSFGFSSGRDTENTATRIVFSLLDRLSNDEITSSEALAEDLEMKISRVNHHLRNLNDSGLLYRKKRLIYLRGGSLKAAVKEMRKDSERIFDELESIAEEIDLSIGIKNR, from the coding sequence ATGGTTCAACAGATAATCCTTAGATATCTTGAAAAACCGCACGTCAAAAGTCTGGAAGACGATCTTTTATGGTTGTGCGATAGCTTTGGCTTTTCTTCGGGTAGAGATACGGAAAATACCGCCACCAGGATAGTTTTTAGCTTGCTGGATAGACTCTCAAATGATGAAATAACGTCCTCTGAAGCCCTTGCTGAAGACCTTGAGATGAAAATATCCAGAGTAAACCATCATCTAAGGAATCTTAATGACTCAGGTCTCCTTTACAGAAAAAAACGCCTGATATATCTCCGCGGGGGAAGCCTGAAAGCTGCGGTGAAAGAGATGCGCAAAGACTCGGAAAGAATTTTTGATGAACTCGAAAGCATAGCTGAAGAAATAGATCTCAGTATAGGGATCAAAAATAGATAA
- a CDS encoding UbiX family flavin prenyltransferase, translating to MEITVGISGASGVQYGIRLLEVLAEKGIKTHLVLTDAAKQIIEIETDYIPETVEKLATWSYAQKDLSAPIASGSYRTGGMVIAPCSMKTLAAVANGISDTLLTRAADVCLKEERKLILMTRETPLNLIHIENMLKAKKAGASILPACPGFYSRPKTLEDLVDIMVGRTLDLFGVENEIYRRWK from the coding sequence ATGGAGATAACGGTAGGAATCAGTGGAGCTTCAGGGGTTCAGTACGGAATTCGACTTCTTGAAGTACTGGCGGAAAAAGGAATTAAAACTCATTTGGTTTTGACGGATGCCGCAAAACAGATAATCGAAATTGAAACTGATTATATTCCAGAGACAGTGGAAAAACTCGCAACATGGAGCTATGCCCAAAAAGATCTTTCAGCACCAATAGCCAGTGGCTCCTACAGGACAGGGGGAATGGTTATCGCCCCTTGCAGCATGAAAACTCTTGCAGCCGTTGCAAATGGAATATCCGATACTCTTCTTACAAGAGCTGCAGATGTTTGCCTTAAAGAGGAAAGAAAACTTATCCTGATGACCCGGGAAACCCCGCTTAATCTCATACACATCGAAAATATGCTCAAAGCTAAAAAAGCAGGAGCAAGTATCCTTCCCGCTTGCCCGGGGTTTTATTCGAGACCCAAAACTCTTGAAGACCTTGTAGATATTATGGTGGGAAGAACTCTTGACCTGTTCGGGGTCGAAAACGAGATTTATCGGCGCTGGAAATAA